The following DNA comes from Quercus robur chromosome 1, dhQueRobu3.1, whole genome shotgun sequence.
TGTATATCGATTCCTGCTCAAAAGGTATGGTTCTAACACTGTTTTTCTGTGtccccttcttcatggggactcccctctcttatatagccctCTTGAAGTCATcagggccttacacttgttgatcatctggaccttcacttgagtgcctgtcctaTCGGACATCCTCCCcgtctttctgtgagttgtggtggccaaggcaacactgttcacaagtcctctccacattaatgtagcCAAAAAAGTAGCtgtcatgcatttaatgtggcagctgcagCCTAATCATTACCCTTGGCATCCTACGctttcttccttcttacggGCTTGTGGGACTCATCCTTGTTATTAATGCTTGTTGGGGTGGACCCTTCTAGCAGGCAGAGTGCACGTTTGAGCCATATTTGGTACGTTCGAGGAGACTCGTCTCCTCAGACCGCCTTTTAAACATTTTTAGGCCCACAAGAATTGGGCCTGGAGCCCTTTTAGTACCCACGCattctcctcggacgtggttGAATTTCCCATACGGGAtccaaggcccattgtatgatcTTGGGCCTTTGCCCCTACAACTTTATTGTTCAACAAGACAATATAATACAGACTCCTTGAATTATTCTGAGGATAGATTTTCTAATCTTACTTGTGTCTAATAGTCTTAAACTACCaaatttaatcgtttttcttctggaatagatctagttctttcatccacgctctacaaatttattgtttgggccgctTGGGTTTGAGCCTAACCCTGTTttgggtccaatccaatttcaatccttacaatatatatatatatatatatatatatgagttgggCTACCATCGCGCACCCTTAGTGcggtggtcactctacaagtataaatgcttgtagaATGTGGGGGGTAAGGActggagttcaagtctccaggaatGAGCTTATACATCGAGTATAACTGTAAGCAATATTACATCACTCTCATTTCACTATAGCAATACTCGCAGTATGATTATGCAATTTACTGTGCATAATTTTTCCATTCTTCTCAAAGTTGTAAGTGTATGAAGACCTCATCCACTTCCATTTtcaagtatttttatttttattttgccttATTGATTAACTTGCAGTGGCCAGTGAtaaatttaaaagcatttttaacaaaatagaggggaaatatattttatcaagaccaacaaaaatagaagtttcaatttcttttatagCATAAATTGTGGAAGGAAATTCTACATAAACAAGATTGCTTGGGTGAGTTGGAGGAAGTTATGCATTTCCAAGGTTAAAGGTGGGATGGGTTTCAGAAATCTCCAAGCGTTCAATCTTGCCATGCTAGCAAAGCAAGGTTGGAGGCTCCTTGAGAACCCTAAATCATTAGTAGCTTGAATATATAGAGCTAAGTACTATCCCCATGGTGATGTTCTTAAAGCTGGTTTGGGGTCTAGTCCATCCTTTACTTGGAGAAGCATTAGGCAGGGGCTTGAAGTTGTGAGGAGAGGAACGTGATGGAGAGTTGGTAACGGAAGATTGATTCATATTTGAGATGACAAATGGCTGCCCACTCCCACAACGTATAAGGTTGTTTCTCCTCCTcctcaaaattttgataattttcccATAGTCTCAACTCTTATTGATTATGATTCTAGAAGATGGAAAGTGGATCTTGTGAAGTCTCTTTTCTTGCCTTTGGAAGCAAGGACTATTCTTAATATCCCTAATAGCTATAATCTTCCGAAGGATAAAATTATTTGGGTCGGCAATAATAGGGGTGTTTTCACAGTTAAAAGTGCATACTATATTGCACTTAATTTAGTGGAATCATCCGAGGAGGGAGAATGTTCTTATAATGACCCAAGGGAGCTATTATGGAGGAAGTTATGGCACTTACATATCCCTTCAAAGATTAAAATCTTTGATTGGAGGGCATGTATAGGTGCCCTTCCAACAATGGTGAATTTGCAGAAAAGAGGCATTGGGACTTGTGATTTGTGTCCTTGTTGTGGAGTTAAGTTAGAGACTCTTTTTCATTCAATTATTGATTGTGAAGTGGCTAGAAGAGTTTGGGATAAGTGGGAAGCAAGTACTATGGAAAGTTGGCAGGGGCTTGGGGACATCTCTGATGTAGCTTTGGATATTTTGAGGAATGGCACTAATTGTGACTTCGAGGTTTTCTTTGGGGTTGCTTGGTCTGTTTGGTATAATAGGAATCAAGTAGCCTTTGAATCAAAGTGCCAAATGCTGGATAAGATCTAGAGGTTTGCTAGGAGTTTTCTACAAGATTATAAAGGTGCTTTGGTGACTTTGAACATGAATCCAACAGAGAAGAATAATGGGTGGACTCCTCCGCCGCCTGTAGTTTTTAAGATCAACGTTGATGGGGCGACATCTAAGGATGGACGAAACACTAGTGTTGGTACTGTTATTCGGGATTCGTGTGGTGCAGTTATTGCGGCTTGTGGTAAATTCCTGCAAggttagttttcagtttcagagGTGGAAGCTCTCGCTATGGAATCTGGAATTTTGCTTGCCCAAGGTATGAAGCTATCCCAGATTATTGTTGAATAAGATGCTTTATTAGTTGTTAGTAGTGTTAATGGGACGTTCATTGAGGGCAGTATTGGCCATCTGATTTAAGGCATCCTTGCCTTGTTGAGCTCTTTTACTAGCTGGAAGGTCAATCAAGTGAAATGGGACTACAACAAAACTGCTCATGAGCTAGCTCATTTGGCAAGAAGAAATGAAGACTCGCAGGTTTGGATAGGAGTTCTTCCTGTGGTTGTGTAGGAAATTGCCCAATTTGAATGTATTAATTAGTGCCTGCGTTTGCTGTCTTCTCTATTAGTTTTCTGTTGTACTTCCTTTTCTTTGCTTGATTGAATATATGTACAAGCtttgcataaataaataaataaataaagtagctGAAATATTTTGCTCCTCAATTTTGGAGAAATTACTGTAATTGTAAAATAATGGCATCATCAATAATTAGGTTACCTAGAGTATTCACATTGAtgtaactatttttatttcagcAAATATATaactaaagacaaaaaaaaaaaaaaaaaaaactcatgcatCAGTTTCACCAAATCGGTACAAAATATTAAGCGAGCAACACTGCCATGCCACGTGTGCAAGACGCTTTCAGGCCAAAGttagacttttatttttttaattattttcctgCTTCaatagtctctctctctcctttgctTTGCTCCAACTTCCAAGATATTATGGAGTACGTGTATGGTTAAGCtttaatttttcacaactaAGTTAGAATCCCTAGGTGGCCACAACCCATAGGTACGACTTCTCTAGATtctctttaatctttatttcttattaaaataataaatatattatagtaCATAACATCATAATTTATgaaaactattttattctttttgaggaAATGagaactattattttttttttatgagaaaaactattattaaattataatatataaataaaatataatataacgttatttttttggctaagcAAATagttttcatataaaatataatgtaacgTTATCAaactataatatataaataagaagtaaatattttattagctttttcatttattttttaatgtaaacaaaattgagaaattaatttttcaattaaaatttaaaatcctgacatggcatttttaaaatgctaaataaaattttttaatattattttaatagtcaCGTCAACTTCATgcccactatttttttttatttttttgatgggaaataCGACTAAACTTTATTAatcaaaaaaattgacaaatacATCCTGTTTGAGAGcttgttcaagaaaacaagggGTCTCTTCAACCCAAACAGATAAATCTGCAATGCCTAAAGCATGTCTAGCAAGTAAATGAGCTGGCTTATTTCCATTTCGACCAACATGAGCGAAATCTACGTGACGGAAGCTATGAGCAACAGTAATGGAACTATAAACCAGAGCAGCAACAGATAATGGAGGAGGAGATAACTCCCTCAAAGCATTAACTAGAGACAACGAATCACCCTCAAGCGTGAAGTCCTGTATAGACATGTCTTTGGCGAATTTAAGGCCCAACTCAACAGCCTTAGCTTCAACCTCCATGGCACCTAGAGGAGCATCAAGTTTTTTACTGCAGGCATCGATCATCTGACCCGCTGCATCTCTAATTAAAATCCCCACCCCCGCCATTTTCTGCTCTTTGAACACAGCACCGTCTACATGAATTTTGTAGCGATTAGGAGAGGGAGGCGTCCATACCACTATTTGTGCACTCTATCTACCATGTAAGCgatttttgaaactaaattgaaaacaattttcaaattttggagaccAAAATAAGAGCTCCAAAAATgtgggaccaaaatggaaatggcccaaaatatagggaccaaaaggTATTTTCATCTAgtcttaattttaaataattgtttacatatgatatattattattattattattatgaatgcATGAAAATGATAAGTGACAGATTCATATTATTGTTGTGAGCTTGCTAATTTATTGTGAATTGTTGAATTATTTGAAACCATGAAACCAACAtatgttaatttatttacttattattCGTATGAATGCATGAAGATGGTAAGTGACAAATTCATATTATTGTTGTGAGCTTGCTAATTTAATGTGAATTgttgaattattttattattttaaaccaTTGATTCagcatattttaatttatttacttacGTTCACTTTTTTAGagttttacttctttttttaggTGCAATTATAATTTGGGTCTGGCTTCCATCTCATTAAAAATCCTCAtattctctctcattctttttttttggttaatattctctctcattcttatttGAATGGAGGATACGCTCATACgccataaataaaaaacttaaaagattaaaaacaaGCCACGTCAATACctaatatatttctattttacatGCATCTTTTAGTAACCTCCCTTAGCAAACTCATCACCCAATGCCCTTGGCAATGTACGACAAGGGGCCATTAGAAAGAAATGGTGCTAAAGACACCACTAGAATCTGAGAAACTGTCGACATGTCAAAATCGCCACCACAAACACTTGGAggctaaataattttttttttcctttcattttctatTCTTAATCTCCAATGTCTATTTGAATCCGTTTCGTTAGGcattttgagagtttaaaagagcgtttttaaaatctaaaactttGTTTTGCAACCACAACTTCTCATAACATTTTTATGAAtgtttattttaaacttaaaaccccgtttttcaacaatttataaaaatacaacCTTTATctcttgctcttgctcttgctccCTCCAACCACAAcatttttgattttattaccgatgtgagagttttttttttttttttttttttttttattctctctcttgctctttgtttttgtgACTAATGAATGTATGTGTATTTCGGATGATTGATAATAATTGGATAGATATATGGGTATTGGTGCATGACTTAAATTTCTCTAATTTTGCTGTCATGGGTTTTGCTAAGATCTTCTTAATGTTTCCTAATTACTGCATATTACTAAATTTGGACCACTacaaggttttattttttctgcatAAGCTTGTGAATGAAACATCAAAGAATCTAGGTTAAGAAAAAGTTtggaattttcaaatttcaccCAAGTATTTGCGATGATGATTTTGACATGTCCTTAAGGTGTCTCTTGCACCATTTCTAATGGCTCATTGCCATTCGCTGCCAAGAGAATTGGACAATGGGTCTGCTAAGCAAGAGAGTCAATCTCGTATTGGAGGCTGTACCGGTTTGACCAGTGGAACGATATATTTCGGTACCAGTTAATACTGGTGTACCGTTTCAGGTTTAccgttattttatatatatatatatatatatatatgtatgtgtgtgtattataataaatataaaagtttaacataaaacattacctcaattcagaacaaattattcatggttttagattttagcatcaattaaaagaaaaagaaaaaaacacaatataaaaaataaaaagcttaattgtttttgcatactaagaaaacaaataatactaataagttaatgcaaataagttaccattctgcccttacaaaaattcaaaaattataaaactaaaaaaaaaaaagtttttttttttttttttttgttggtactaGCCGGTATGTCCAGTACCACCCGATATTGCTTGAAATTAGCTAGTATGACCGGTATTTAAACCGGTACGAAACATTGGCGTTTCGATACCAGTATATGTACTTGTATGGTACATACCGGCCGGTACGACCGGTACTAGTATGATATCGACTACCTTGCTGCTAAGTgagattgttgttgttgtttggttttaaTCTAAGCCCTTATTTGGAAGGAGGTAATAGAAATGAATGAAgagaataattttataatattatttcatttccttgtttggaagttttaattGAGGGAATGAAAAGTCTATttccttatttgggagtttaagtgagagagaatgaaatgggtaggagggaacacccattcctctctattcccttaaaatctcaaattttcattccacCCGAAATTAAGATGaattggagggaatgaaatcagatttaatgaattttttactaaaactcccaaaatacccctatatattcagccatttattttaaaatagggatctaatagtaatattgtcataaaatgattcaatTCCTTTCCCTCTACGTTACTCCCAAACAATGTTACTTACGTTTCATTAATTtgcatttctttattttaaaacatccaaataatgTTACTTAAttctattccatttttttttttcattcctttccctttcttaaatacattttattttatttcattccattactttttattgctttatgaTCATTTTATTCCCTActcttatgaactcccaaacgaaaTTTTAGGTATTTGTCAAAAGGCTTATAACTCAACTAGTTCGTATTTTTTGATGTTTCTAAAAAAGCTAGAGTTCAAATCATTTTTCCATAATTATAACTATcgagttcaaaaaaaaaaaaaaaaacctttaggtGTTTTATCTATCACGTGTCATCCATtcgaataaaaataaaagagaatgatAGGATTTTTGACAGTGTCATAGCCGAATCTTTAACTTACTTTCAATAAATAAGATTctgaaaagaaattttttttttctaaacaacCCAAAAGATTTTCCCTAAATAACAtgtaaatagtaaatactatCACAtaccaaatgaaaaataagagcAAAGTGTATCTCTGATTGTACACACTTGAAAAAAATATCTACCTCGATACTCAATAAATCAATACGATCAAAATTCCATTATCATAGAATTATTCTCCTCTCTCCTCAGATCGACAAATTGACTGACATTCAAGtctcctctcaaaaaaaaaaaaaaagaggagagagaagactGACATTGTAGTAGTATAGTGTTTTTAAGTCTCATTTAATCCTTCATAATTGTATTAACAACTATTATACTCCCATATTTAAAACATCGTTACTGTAAAGACTCCAAACCTTTTTTGACGTACTTGatcacataaataaaataatacaatattGGGCCCACGCTACATATATTTTATCCTTTTTCCAATCTATATGAAAAGGCCTATAACATATAATATCTGTGAGAGTAGACTGAAGAGTAGCGATTCTGTTTGTGTTGTGAGAgtgtatatatatcaatataaaTATGTACTATCTTTCTTGGTGACCAAGCTACGCCCAATAGAAGCGTCTGTTACTTTGTGAAAcacaattttccttttattgctCTCCGGATTTTTCTCTCTGTACCCTATTCATCTTCTCCTCCTTCACTGATTGGAGCACTGTTTCAATGGCAATGCCGGCGGCTGGTCGAAAGAGAAAGCGAAAGAGAACATTTGCCACCAAAAGAAAGCTTTTTGTTGGTCAAAGAGTAGAGGTCATACAATGCCGCTTTTGTTTTACCTTCATCAATGCTTTTTTCttgattgatttttgtttgCAATACATGGATTGTGATTTTTCTCGGTCTATTTACTTTTGggtgtttgttgtttttgttttttatggatACCCAAATGAGTTTTCAGTCGTAATTGATTATGGTTTTTGTGTATCGTTTATTTGATTATATTCTTAGCTCGGTTTAGGTGTTTGTTGATGAATTTGGGTTTAATGCCGAGTTCCCTTGTATGCTATATTATTGATTGTGGCTACATTGTACACtgtaattgtttatttttactattattgtCCATGTATAGCTAGTTTGTGCTCTGTTTGGTATTTATGTAATCCTTGGATTGGGGTTCTGCATTGGGTAACCAAGACTTTAGCTTTGGGGGTGTTTGTTTAATGATACCTTTTCTAATTTTAGTGATCAATTAGTTGTTGAGCCACGCACTCATCATTATTTGCATGGCTATGTGTTGGTTGGGAAAATCCAAGTTTTATGTGTAAAAAAGTTATGAACTTTTGCAGGTGAGGAGTGAGGAAGATGGGTTTCAGGGCTCTTGGCACTCTGCCACTGTCATTGCATGTTATAGTCAAGGTCGTCGTGTCAAATACGAGAACATCCTACAGGATGATGGGTCTAAAAATTTTGAGGCTGATGTGCCTGTTTCACCTGTATTGGATGGCATTGGTTTTGCCAATGAGAACTGTACTTATCGTGGGTGTATAAGGCCTTTGCCACCTCTTGTTGAGTTTAAAAAATTTGGCCTTCCCTATGGACTGTGTGTGGATGTGTTTTACCAGGAGGCTTGGTGGGAAGGTGTGATTTTTGATCACGATGACGGTTCACATACAAGGAGGATTTTCTTCCCAGATTTGGGTGATGAATTGGAGATGAGAATTAACATGTTGAGAATTACTCATGAGTGGAATGAGGTTACGGAGAATTGGCAGCGCCGCGGGACTTGGTTATTTCTTGAGTTGATTGAAGAATATGAGCAGGAGGGGGGGTACCTTGGTGTTTCTGTGAAGCAAATTTGGTATGACTTGCGGGATAAAAAAGGTTTTGAGAAGATTAAGGAGTGGACCTGTATGAGGAAAGATTTGTGGAAAGAGTTGGTGTTGGAAGTCATTAATGAGAAcctaaatattattataaaagatGTATTTCAGGTTTTGGTTTGTTCTGGGGGCTTGTTTCAAGAAACCAATGGTGTATTGGAGTCAGCTAGAACTGCCGTTAATGTTGATATTAGCCCTGGAGCAGATTTGGACAACTCTCTCGCGATTGTCCCTGTTGAGAACTCAGCGTGTAGTGATATGTTGGTTGATGAAGAGAAATGTGCTACAGATGAATTAATTTCTACTTTGGACATTAATGGGTCAGGTATGAATATTTTGGCAGACTCAGATGTACCCTGCCATGGTAAAGCATTGTGTTTGGTAGCTGAGTCTTCGTCTGTTTTACCTTCTAATCCAGATGGAATTTCTAGCACTAATTCTATGACCTTCAGTGAAGATTCTACTGTCATTTCCAATAAGATCAATGGGAAGCTCAAATGTTTGACACGCAGAAAAACTGCAAATTGGCTACCTGTTGGCTCTGATATACTTCCTGGAGCTGCATTCTACCCGGATGCTGTTACTGATTATGCACTTGGGAGTACGAATAGTGGAATATCTAGGAATTCTTTAATTAGTAATCTGCGGCAGCATCTTTCATACCTGGGCTGGAAAATTGAGTCATGGAGAGATGGGCACACACTTAGATTACGGTATACCTCACCTGATggtaaattttattattcactTCGTCAGGTCTGTCACTATATGATTGGATCCACCACAGAGATGATTTCTTCAATCGCAGATAATCAGAAAAGTGTGTATGTTTTACCCGGTGATCCATCTTCAACTCTGCTTctagaacaaaaagaagaaaatcagGATCCTGATTATTGTCATCAAACTGTGATGTCTTCTGAGTCTGATGTATTTAGAGTAAAACCAGAATTTTGTCCTCAAGCTGTTGTGGACTATTATATGCATCCACTAGATAAGAGATCTAAAATGTTGATAGAAAAGGCACGGAAGCACCTCTCGGCAGTGGGGTGGCAGATGCGGTACTCATATACAAGAGGGAAGCCTGAGATGCGCTACATTTCGCCAAGAAGAAGGACATATTGTACACTTCGATCAGCATGCAAATGTTGTCTGGATGAAGGAACTCCTGAAAGTGTTGCTTCTGGCTGTGGATCAATTCAAAGCACACATGCAATTGAGGAAGATGAAGGACAATTAGGTAGTGATAAATCATCTTTGGCAGCAAGTAATGCACCATCCAGAAGGGGGTCCAGAGAGTCTTCTAGTATATCACAGTCAATCGAAAAAGTTCAGGggataagaaaaatttgtggAAATCGAAAGGCTGATTTTTTTCACCATGCATCCCAGTCTCTTCGAACACAACGCAACTTAAAAGCTATGAAAGATGGCTCAGCAATTGGATTCATAAGTGATGAAAAGCTGAATTCAGAGGATCAAAATGCCAGCCTCCCAAagttaaaaagaagaaaggttTCTAGAGCGTTGATAAAATTAAGAGATGATCTGGAAAGTAGTCGCCTTACCCGTGTGCTGCGATCAAGCAAAAGAATACAGAAGGTGGTTCCTCCTAGTACCTCACACCAGACTCGTCGAACTATACTCTCTTGGTTGATAGACAACAATGTGGTATTGCCAAGGGCAAAAGTAAATTACTGTag
Coding sequences within:
- the LOC126689063 gene encoding uncharacterized protein LOC126689063, with protein sequence MAMPAAGRKRKRKRTFATKRKLFVGQRVEVRSEEDGFQGSWHSATVIACYSQGRRVKYENILQDDGSKNFEADVPVSPVLDGIGFANENCTYRGCIRPLPPLVEFKKFGLPYGLCVDVFYQEAWWEGVIFDHDDGSHTRRIFFPDLGDELEMRINMLRITHEWNEVTENWQRRGTWLFLELIEEYEQEGGYLGVSVKQIWYDLRDKKGFEKIKEWTCMRKDLWKELVLEVINENLNIIIKDVFQVLVCSGGLFQETNGVLESARTAVNVDISPGADLDNSLAIVPVENSACSDMLVDEEKCATDELISTLDINGSGMNILADSDVPCHGKALCLVAESSSVLPSNPDGISSTNSMTFSEDSTVISNKINGKLKCLTRRKTANWLPVGSDILPGAAFYPDAVTDYALGSTNSGISRNSLISNLRQHLSYLGWKIESWRDGHTLRLRYTSPDGKFYYSLRQVCHYMIGSTTEMISSIADNQKSVYVLPGDPSSTLLLEQKEENQDPDYCHQTVMSSESDVFRVKPEFCPQAVVDYYMHPLDKRSKMLIEKARKHLSAVGWQMRYSYTRGKPEMRYISPRRRTYCTLRSACKCCLDEGTPESVASGCGSIQSTHAIEEDEGQLGSDKSSLAASNAPSRRGSRESSSISQSIEKVQGIRKICGNRKADFFHHASQSLRTQRNLKAMKDGSAIGFISDEKLNSEDQNASLPKLKRRKVSRALIKLRDDLESSRLTRVLRSSKRIQKVVPPSTSHQTRRTILSWLIDNNVVLPRAKVNYCSRKKKKLMKEGRITRDGIKCSCCQMVFTLPGFGIHAGSKCQRPALSIFLEDGRSLLDCQMQIIRDNKMGSSTGELPDRMKGNCHQGENDYICTVCHYGGELILCDQCPSAFHKICIGLKDVPDGDWFCPSCCCGICGKKKFRSNNADLVDDSILTCSQCEHKYHVGCLKNRAADKLENFPEENWFCCKKCEQIFLGLHKILGKPIPVGVDNLTWTLLKPMTSDNHDIEAFTENYSKLNIALDVMHECFEPVKESRTRRDLVEDVIFSRGSELNRLNFRGFYTVLLERSDEMISVATVRIHGEKVAEIPLVGTRFQYRRLGMCRILMNELEKKLMELGVERLILPAVPSVLNAWTTSFLFTKMTDSERLQFLDYTFLDFRDTVMCQKLLTKIPPAEPSPERGTQNKTVGLVCRNGDLDVPSVVSEVYQLEQIDESRIMEQGLVVPAGTNGNGSNGPVDMVVKVDQQDCLSEVSRERLLDDDNFNKGFRRNSNTFFKCYKRRALASRS
- the LOC126707515 gene encoding uncharacterized protein LOC126707515; this translates as MAGVGILIRDAAGQMIDACSKKLDAPLGAMEVEAKAVELGLKFAKDMSIQDFTLEGDSLSLVNALRELSPPPLSVAALVYSSITVAHSFRHVDFAHVGRNGNKPAHLLARHALGIADLSVWVEETPCFLEQALKQDVFVNFFD